One Mycolicibacterium crocinum DNA window includes the following coding sequences:
- the malQ gene encoding 4-alpha-glucanotransferase: MFPDDLRQLAAAHGVATSYRNERREPVEVDADVVIRVLGLLDVDAATETSRRAELAKLADRDHAGRLPPTIAVRVDGEAKHVSGAQLLVGEDGSRIEVRDDLPRDLVPGWYRLRTRDGQDVTLVAAPAQVPQTPNTWGWMLQLYALRSARSWGIGDFGDLREFIEWTVPEHGAGAVLLNPLHAPGPTHPVQPSPYTPSSRRFSNPLALRIEDLDAYHRADPDTRAEVDALRVSATTDRIDHDLVWAAKRSVLEALWRSIGRPSPLDGSPDTDALADWATYCALAERHGGRWSRWPAPLRDVTGTAVAQARRELASRVHFHAWVQQQCADQLAAVRAAGRDAGMALGVLHDLPVGVDADGADAWALADVLAGGVSVGAPPDNFTPRGQDWGLPPWRPDRLAATGYSALRDMLRAILSHADGLRIDHVAGLWRLWWIPPGDTPDRGTYVHYDADVMLAVLALEAHRAGAVVIGEDLGTVEPEVTEALAANGMLGSAVSWFTRDESAPDQPLLPSKAWPERAAASLSTHDLPTAAGFLRGEHVRARADLGLLDDVPAEQANADKERAEWLTLLRSEGLLDEREPDEAAIIVAMHRFLASTPSRLKLISPYDVVGETRQPNLPGTIDEYPNWRLPLPETLEQLQADPRVAEITAAFRR, from the coding sequence GTGTTTCCGGATGATTTGCGGCAGTTGGCGGCCGCGCACGGGGTGGCCACCTCCTATCGCAACGAACGCCGGGAGCCGGTCGAGGTCGACGCCGATGTGGTGATTCGGGTTCTCGGGCTGCTCGACGTGGATGCGGCCACCGAAACCAGCCGGCGCGCCGAGCTGGCCAAGCTCGCCGACCGCGATCACGCGGGCCGGTTACCCCCGACAATCGCCGTACGGGTGGACGGCGAGGCCAAACATGTTTCCGGCGCCCAACTTCTGGTCGGAGAGGACGGCAGCCGCATCGAGGTGCGCGACGACCTACCCCGGGACCTGGTGCCCGGGTGGTACCGGTTACGCACCCGCGACGGCCAAGACGTCACGCTTGTGGCCGCACCTGCGCAGGTGCCGCAGACGCCGAACACCTGGGGCTGGATGCTGCAGCTCTACGCACTGCGCTCGGCGCGGTCGTGGGGCATTGGCGATTTCGGCGATCTGCGGGAGTTCATCGAGTGGACGGTCCCGGAGCACGGTGCCGGGGCGGTATTGCTCAACCCGTTGCACGCCCCCGGCCCCACGCATCCGGTCCAACCGTCCCCCTACACGCCGTCGAGCCGACGGTTCTCCAATCCGTTGGCGCTGCGCATCGAGGACCTCGACGCCTATCACCGCGCCGATCCGGACACCCGCGCCGAGGTCGACGCACTGCGGGTGTCGGCGACGACCGACCGGATCGACCACGACCTGGTATGGGCGGCGAAACGCTCTGTACTGGAGGCACTCTGGCGTAGCATCGGTCGGCCCAGCCCCCTTGACGGATCACCGGACACCGACGCGCTGGCCGACTGGGCGACCTACTGCGCACTCGCCGAGCGACACGGCGGGCGATGGAGCCGATGGCCGGCGCCGCTTCGCGATGTCACCGGGACTGCCGTAGCGCAGGCACGCCGAGAGTTGGCCTCGCGGGTGCACTTTCACGCGTGGGTGCAGCAGCAGTGCGCCGACCAGTTGGCCGCGGTGCGGGCTGCCGGACGAGACGCCGGCATGGCCCTCGGTGTACTGCACGACCTACCCGTCGGAGTCGACGCCGACGGCGCCGACGCGTGGGCGCTGGCCGATGTACTCGCCGGCGGAGTGAGCGTCGGGGCGCCGCCGGACAACTTCACACCCCGCGGCCAGGACTGGGGGCTCCCGCCGTGGCGCCCGGACCGCTTGGCTGCCACCGGTTACTCCGCGCTGCGAGACATGTTGCGCGCCATCCTGTCCCACGCGGATGGCCTACGGATCGACCATGTCGCCGGCCTGTGGCGACTGTGGTGGATCCCGCCGGGCGACACCCCGGACCGCGGCACCTACGTGCACTACGACGCCGACGTCATGCTCGCGGTGCTCGCGTTGGAAGCTCACCGGGCCGGGGCGGTCGTCATCGGAGAGGACCTGGGCACCGTCGAACCGGAGGTCACCGAAGCCCTGGCCGCCAACGGGATGCTGGGGTCAGCGGTCTCGTGGTTCACCCGCGACGAGTCCGCGCCAGACCAACCGCTCCTCCCGTCGAAGGCATGGCCGGAACGCGCCGCCGCGAGCCTGTCCACCCACGATCTGCCCACGGCCGCAGGGTTTCTCCGCGGCGAGCATGTACGCGCCCGCGCCGACCTGGGGCTACTCGATGACGTTCCGGCCGAACAGGCCAACGCGGACAAGGAGCGCGCCGAATGGCTGACCCTGTTGCGCTCGGAAGGCCTGCTGGACGAACGCGAACCAGACGAAGCGGCGATCATCGTTGCGATGCACCGCTTCCTGGCCTCGACGCCCAGTCGGCTGAAGCTGATTTCGCCTTACGATGTCGTCGGCGAGACGCGGCAACCCAACCTGCCGGGCACCATCGACGAATACCCGAACTGGCGGCTGCCCCTTCCGGAGACCCTCGAGCAGTTGCAGGCCGATCCGCGCGTCGCCGAGATCACCGCGGCATTCCGGCGCTGA
- a CDS encoding VOC family protein, whose protein sequence is MTLRFSDVCVDAHDIHALSSWWSTVLGWPAEATDDGDVALRAPDGAGPDWLFLAVPDDKVVKNRIHFDFTPDDQQAEVERVLALGARRVDIGQGEQTWVVLADPEGNEFCILSAK, encoded by the coding sequence ATGACGCTGCGATTCAGCGATGTCTGCGTCGACGCCCACGACATCCATGCCCTGTCGTCGTGGTGGTCGACGGTGCTGGGCTGGCCTGCCGAGGCGACCGACGATGGCGACGTCGCCCTGCGGGCACCCGACGGTGCCGGACCCGACTGGCTGTTCCTGGCCGTGCCCGACGACAAGGTGGTCAAGAACCGCATCCATTTCGACTTCACCCCCGACGATCAACAGGCCGAGGTCGAGCGGGTGCTCGCGCTGGGTGCCCGCCGCGTGGACATCGGTCAGGGCGAACAGACCTGGGTGGTGCTGGCCGACCCGGAGGGCAACGAGTTCTGCATCCTGTCCGCGAAATAG
- a CDS encoding acyl-CoA synthetase yields MLLASLNPATVAAGADIGDAVRIDGAVLSRSDLVGAATSVAERVGGARQVAVLATPTATTVLAITGCLIAGVPFVPVPADVGIAERAHILTDSGAQAWLGEPPADLGGLPHIPVRLHARSWHRYAEPAPQSTAMVMYTSGTTGLPKGVLISRRAIAAQIDALVQAWQWTPDDTLVHGLPLFHVHGLILGLLGSLRVGNRFVHTGKPTPTGYAAAGGSLYFGVPTVWSRVADDADAAAALASARLLVSGSAALPVPVFTRLAELTGHPPVERYGSTESLITISTRFDGERRPGWVGLPLNGVQTRIVHEDGSVDRHDGETIGSLQLKAPTVFDGYLNRPDATADAFDPDGWYRTGDAAVIDEGGMHRIVGRESVDLIKSGGFRVGAGEVETVLLGHPGVDEVAVVGLPDPDLGQRIVAFVVGDAQPDDLISFVAEQLSVHKRPREVRLVDSLPRNAMGKVMKKELMK; encoded by the coding sequence GTGTTGCTGGCCTCCCTGAATCCCGCCACCGTCGCCGCCGGAGCCGACATCGGTGACGCCGTGCGCATCGACGGCGCCGTCCTGTCCCGCAGCGATCTCGTCGGGGCGGCCACTTCGGTCGCCGAGCGGGTGGGCGGCGCCAGACAGGTCGCCGTGCTGGCCACCCCCACCGCCACCACCGTGCTCGCCATCACCGGCTGCCTGATCGCCGGTGTCCCGTTCGTTCCGGTGCCCGCCGACGTCGGGATCGCCGAACGTGCGCACATCCTGACCGACTCCGGCGCGCAGGCATGGCTGGGGGAGCCACCCGCCGATCTCGGTGGCCTGCCGCATATTCCGGTCCGGCTGCACGCCCGGTCGTGGCATCGCTACGCCGAGCCGGCGCCGCAGAGCACCGCGATGGTGATGTACACCTCCGGCACCACCGGCCTGCCCAAGGGTGTGCTGATCAGCAGGCGTGCGATCGCCGCGCAGATCGACGCGCTGGTGCAGGCCTGGCAGTGGACCCCCGACGACACGCTTGTGCATGGGCTGCCGCTGTTCCATGTGCACGGCCTGATCCTCGGGTTGCTCGGTTCCCTGCGTGTGGGAAATCGCTTCGTGCACACCGGAAAACCGACGCCGACGGGATATGCCGCCGCCGGTGGCAGCTTGTACTTCGGCGTGCCGACGGTGTGGTCGCGGGTGGCGGACGATGCTGACGCTGCCGCCGCGCTGGCTTCGGCGCGGCTGTTGGTGTCGGGCAGTGCGGCGCTGCCGGTGCCGGTGTTCACCCGGCTGGCCGAGTTGACCGGGCACCCGCCGGTCGAGCGGTATGGCAGCACCGAGTCGCTGATCACGATCAGCACGCGCTTTGACGGTGAACGACGCCCTGGCTGGGTTGGGTTGCCGCTCAACGGAGTTCAGACCCGGATCGTGCATGAGGACGGCTCGGTCGACCGGCATGACGGTGAGACCATCGGCAGCCTTCAGCTCAAAGCCCCGACGGTGTTCGACGGTTACCTCAACCGGCCGGATGCCACCGCCGATGCCTTCGATCCCGACGGGTGGTACCGCACCGGCGACGCCGCCGTCATCGACGAGGGCGGTATGCACCGCATCGTCGGCCGCGAGTCGGTGGACCTGATCAAGTCCGGGGGCTTCCGAGTGGGGGCCGGCGAGGTCGAGACGGTGCTGCTCGGTCATCCCGGCGTCGACGAGGTGGCGGTGGTGGGCCTGCCCGACCCTGACCTCGGTCAGCGGATCGTTGCGTTCGTGGTAGGCGACGCCCAACCTGACGATCTGATTTCTTTTGTGGCCGAACAGCTTTCGGTGCACAAGCGGCCGCGGGAAGTGCGATTGGTCGACTCGCTGCCGCGCAACGCAATGGGCAAAGTCATGAAGAAGGAGCTGATGAAATGA
- a CDS encoding NUDIX domain-containing protein translates to MTVREDTVERPDGSTGIYGVVDKPDYALIIAVDNDRVALVEQYRYPLGARRWEFPQGTAPGRAEVEPAELAAQELREETGLTAGSYVVLGSLDIAAGMSSQRGWVFLATDITEGEPDREHEEQDMHFEWFERSRFEEMIRTGEITDAQSLAAYAQLLLRERFES, encoded by the coding sequence ATGACGGTGCGCGAGGACACCGTCGAGCGCCCGGACGGCTCCACCGGTATCTACGGTGTCGTCGACAAGCCCGACTACGCGCTCATCATCGCGGTCGACAACGACCGGGTGGCGTTGGTCGAGCAGTACCGCTACCCGCTCGGTGCGCGCCGCTGGGAATTTCCGCAGGGCACCGCCCCGGGTCGGGCCGAGGTCGAGCCGGCCGAGCTCGCCGCCCAAGAGCTGCGGGAGGAGACCGGGCTGACCGCGGGTTCGTACGTCGTGCTGGGCAGTCTGGACATCGCCGCCGGGATGAGCAGCCAGCGCGGCTGGGTTTTCCTGGCCACCGACATCACCGAGGGGGAGCCTGACCGCGAGCACGAGGAGCAGGACATGCACTTCGAGTGGTTCGAGCGCAGCCGGTTCGAGGAGATGATCCGAACCGGCGAGATCACCGACGCGCAGTCGCTCGCGGCGTATGCGCAACTGCTGCTCAGGGAACGTTTCGAGTCCTAA